One region of Tachysurus fulvidraco isolate hzauxx_2018 chromosome 9, HZAU_PFXX_2.0, whole genome shotgun sequence genomic DNA includes:
- the ssh1a gene encoding protein phosphatase Slingshot homolog 1 isoform X4 — protein sequence MVKGAALFLQQGSSAQGQKTHSHHKHAGDLPQHLQVMINILRSEDRIKLAVRLESAWSDRVRYMVVVYTSGRQDTEENILLGMDFNNKDSKSCSIGMVLPLWSDTKIHLDGDGGFSMTTAGRTHIFKPVSVQAMWSALQVLHKACEVSRRYNYFPGGIALTWMGYYESCICSEQSCINEWNAMQDLESLRPDSPAMFGDKPTERERTESLIKTKLRSIMMLQDLENVTSKEIRNELEQHMNCNLKEYKEFLDNEILLILGQMDKATLIFDHLYLGSEWNASNLEELQEAGVGYILNVTREIDNFFPGTFCYHNVRVYDEETTDLLAHWNETYNFIIKAKKNQSKCLVHCKMGVSRSASTVIAYAMKEYGWTLEKAYNFVKQKRSITRPNDSFMRQLAEYEGILDASKQRHNRLWHPDIQTECDHPDCQRPAAPCCADPLSPGASPSCCEAAAHSSPLALELDPSNPQNSNYYFRRLSDSALDSEPSTPVRMPPPLLDVDRVYIEIEDVERDALLDDEAFETPRFTAPTGEGTAAQTCSRGAEPLEELRLRLEFSTVEEEDEEEAKKEQEEMQALAEGGRREREGGIGVESRLDVGNMNHLCNENSNNNNHLRTRNSLAESTLKKQPSKSIPVSSSLTSPSPSTVSNASAHGPAPLPPCVVPSVSVIVPSRTNIAVKAITPTRLWPCDPNCKCTKCSKTVSCISSAIQPLVHKDKSESQSQKSNIQQTQDTKLGQVVKETECSTSTDKAKEKSPGLPREGSSQQQQESLDQLHRSGLVRRRAERLEKLSGLFQERFREHASTAVRESAETPERASASVDTSSGMFCTPADFWTSVPPVVEDSGALTPVSSPHGSTLTRSSSSDSIRSIRGKPGLVRQRAQEIEARMRLAGLTVPSRLKRSNSLAKLGSLTFSTEDLCSSACSSDVGTLLLLTLSPEPEGTISPDWDRANLCSVSTAMELLSPGATGTTEPRS from the exons ATGGTGAAGGGAGCTGCGTTGTTCCTGCAGCAGGGCAGCAGTGCGCAGGGTCAGAAGACTCACTCTCACCATAAACATGCag GAGATTTACCTCAGCACCTACAGGTGATGATCAACATTCTTCGCTCAGAGGATCGAATCAAACTG GCTGTGCGGTTGGAGAGTGCTTGGTCAGATCGTGTGCGCTACATGGTGGTGGTTTACACCAGCGGCAGACAGGACACGGAGGAAAACATTCTGCTGGGGATGGACTTTAACAATAAAGACAG CAAAAGCTGCTCTATAGGGATGGTTCTTCCTCTTTGGAGCGACACAAAGATCCATTTGGATGGAGACGG GGGTTTCAGCATGACGACAGCAGGACGCACACACATCTTTAAACCTGTGTCGGTTCAGGCCATGTG GTCAGCTCTGCAGGTGCTGCACAAAGCTTGTGAGGTGTCACGGCGATATAACTACTTCCCTGGTGGAATTGCACTCACCTGGATGGGATACTACGAGAGCTGCATCTGTTCCGAACAGAGCTGCATCAACGAGTGGAACGCCATGCAGGACCTGGAGTCCCTGCGGCCCGACTCACCTGCCATGTTTGGAGACAA GCCGACGGAGAGAGAGCGAACCGAAAGCCTAATCAAAACCAAACTCAGGAGCATCATGATGCTGCAGGACCTGGAGAATGTGACATCAAAGGAG ATCCGTAATGAGCTTGAGCAGCACATGAACTGCAATCTGAAAGAGTACAAAGAGTTCCTTGACAACGAGATCCTGCTGATCCTGGGTCAAATGGATAAAGCCACGCTCATATTCGACCACCTCTACCTG gGATCTGAATGGAACGCTTCCAATCTAGAGGAGCTACAGGAGGCAGG ggTGGGCTACATTCTTAATGTCACCCGGGAGATCGACAACTTTTTCCCGGGGACTTTTTGTTACCACAACGTGCGTGTGTACGACGAAGAGACCACGGACTTGCTGGCGCACTGGAACGAGACATACAACTTCATCATTAAGGCAAA GAAGAACCAATCCAAGTGTCTGGTCCACTGTAAGATGGGTGTAAGCCGCTCAGCATCCACAGTCATAGCCTATGCCATGAAAGAGTACGGCTGGACCCTGGAGAAGGCCTACAACTTTGTCAAACAGAAACGCAGTATCACAAGGCCCAACGACAGCTTCATGAGACAGCTGGCTGAATATGAGGGCATTTTGGATGCAAG CAAGCAGCGTCACAATCGGCTTTGGCATCCAGACATCCAGACTGAGTGCGATCACCCTGATTGTCAACGTCCAGCAGCACCCTGCTGCGCTGACCCCTTATCCCCAGGTGCCAGTCCTTCCTGCTGTGAAGCTGCTGCCCACTCATCACCCCTTGCTTTGGAACTTGACCCGTCTAACCCCCAAAACTCCAACTACTACTTCCGGCGTCTGTCAGACTCTGCTCTAGACAGTGAACCATCAACACCAGTGCGTATGCCACCGCCTCTGCTGGATGTGGATCGCGTTTACATTGAGATAGAGGATGTAGAACGTGATGCCCTGTTGGATGATGAGGCATTTGAAACACCCCGCTTCACTGCACCTACCGGAGAGGGCACAGCAGCGCAGACTTGCTCCCGGGGTGCTGAACCTCTGGAGGAGCTGCGCCTGCGCCTTGAATTCAGCACAgtagaagaggaagatgaggaggaggcaAAGAAAGAACAGGAGGAGATGCAGGCACTGGCTGAgggggggaggagagagagagagggtggtaTAGGGGTGGAGAGTAGACTCGATGTGGGTAACATGAATCACCTGTGCAACGagaactccaacaacaacaaccacctCAGAACCCGAAACAGTCTTGCT GAGAGTACCCTTAAGAAGCAGCCATCTAAATCAATACCAGTGTCCAGCTCTCTCACATCCCCATCCCCCAGTACTGTCTCAAATGCCAGTGCACATGGCCCTGCTCCTTTACCTCCCTGTGTTGTGCCTAGTGTCTCAGTTATAGTGCCATCTCGCACCAACATTGCAGTCAAGGCCATCACACCTACACGACTATGGCCTTGTGACCCAAACTGCAAGTGTACCAAGTGCAGCAAGACAGTTTCGTGCATCTCTTCAGCCATTCAACCCTTGGTGCATAAGGACAAGTCTGAAAGCCAGTCACAAAAATCTAATATTCAGCAAACACAGGATACAAAATTGGGCCAAGTGGTCAAAGAGACTGAATGTTCAACAAGTACCGACAAGGCAAAAGAGAAGTCTCCAGGTCTACCCAGAGAAGGGAGCTCACAGCAACAGCAAGAGTCACTAGACCAGCTGCATAGGTCTGGCCTCGTCAGGCGGCGAGCTGAGAGGCTGGAGAAACTTTCAGGTTTGTTTCAGGAACGTTTCCGCGAACATGCAAGTACTGCTGTACGAGAATCTGCTGAGACACCGGAGCGTGCTTCTGCCTCTGTAGACACTTCATCTGGAATGTTCTGTACTCCAGCAGACTTTTGGACATCAGTGCCTCCTGTAGTTGAAGACTCTGGAGCACTGACGCCAGTTTCATCCCCACATGGCTCCACACTGACACGCAGCTCAAGCAGTGACAGTATCCGCAGCATTCGTGGAAAGCCAGGTCTGGTGCGCCAGCGGGCACAGGAGATAGAAGCTAGGATGCGCCTGGCTGGACTCACAGTGCCTTCTCGTCTAAAGCGCTCAAACTCTTTAGCCAAGCTCGGCAGTCTCACCTTCTCGACAGAGGACCTGTGCTCCTCGGCATGCTCTTCTGATGTTGGCACCCTTCTTCTTCTCACACTCTCCCCAGAGCCGGAGGGCACTATTAGTCCAGATTGGGATCGTGCCaatctctgctctgtctctacAGCCATGGAGCTCTTGAGTCCAGGAGCAACAGGAACAACTGAGCCCCGAAGCTGA